TGGCAGGTTTTACACAATATGTGCTGGAGCATGCGCTTAAGGCGCCGCGGCTACGGGGAATCCTTTCCACGGGCGAGGTTCTCTCGGCAGGGCAACGGAGAATATTTGAGGAAACCTATGGCTGTCCCGTATACGATATGTATGGTTCACGGGAAACAGGCAATACCGCCTCGGAATGCTCAAAACATGAGGGCCTGCATATAGCGATGGAAACCTCACTGGTTGAATTTGTCAACAACGGTAAAGCCGTCGATTACGGTACCGAGGGGGAAATACTGATTACCGACCTGACCAATTATGCTTTCCCCATGATTCGCTATCAGATCGGGGATTATGGTATCCCTCTGAAATCCGGTTGTTCCTGCGGCCGGGGACTGCCGCTAATGAGCCCGGCCGTGGGGCGAATTCAGGACCATTTCTACAGCCCCGACGGCACCCGTCACAGCGGGCTGATGCTGGCGGTTCATATCGTTTCCGACCATCATATCATAGTCGGCCAGATTCAAGTGGTACAGAAGACATTGACCGATTTTCATGTGAAGCTTGTCCGGAAACCGGAGCCGACTCTGGAGGTTTTGAACTATATTGAAAGTCAGATGAGGAAAATCATCGGCGAGAAGATAAACATTGAAATTGAATTGGTGGATGAAATCCCCAAAGAGAAATCGGGGAAAGTCAGATTCGTGATCTGTGAAGTGCCCGAGCCGGGCGGGATCAAATAGCAGAAAGGCAGCGATCAGCGCCGGAAATGCCCGGAAGCATGGATTTGGCCCTGGGACGGTAAAATTTGTATAATAATCAAACAGCATAAGCAAGGGTCAGGATAAATATTGGCCGGCAATGGGTCGAATATTAGATTGTAGGTAAGTCGATATTAGTTATATTATTAGGTTAGCGCCGAAAATCGGCAAGGTGAGACCGCTTTTGTTCTTATCTGATTATTGAATAGATCAGTCAGGAGGAAGATATGTTATCCAGACATTTAAGTCCGACAGGAAACAGCAATCGTTCATATATGCTCAAACCTATAATTAGCGGGCATTCATTTATTTCATCGATATTGGTTCTTATTCTTCTGGCCGGAATCAATGCCGCGGCCGATCAGCTCACCCAGCCGAAGCTGGTCACCACTTCCGACGCCGACGGCTCCACGCTGGGGATTCCCCGCTGGAAAGGGTACATGTCGGAACTGGATCCCAACGATTTCTGGCTCAGTTACGCCAGCGCCGGGACGACTGACGGCAGCATGAATTATACCACCGACGCCGGTGAATCCTGGAGCAGCAATGCCATGCAGATTGATGTCAATGGCTGGCTTGATTTTCATCTCTCCCTTTTCGGCCGGAATGGAGAGCTTTATTTTACTCTCCCGGGGTGCTCGTTCCGGAAATTTAACGCTCCGGCGCAGAGCAATGCGGACCGCGGGCCGCTGGTCGCTCTGGCGGGAACCGGGGCCAGCCATCGTTCCAATATCATGGTGCAAAACACCGGACGTATCTGGATTTTCACTCGCGCCAGTGCCAATGCCGCCGAAAACGTAAAATACCAATATTCCGACAATCAGGGTTCAAGCTGGACGACCGGAGTAGCTTACGCCACCGGCGCCCCCGATGTAAGAATCGGTTCCATGCCTTATGTCGGAGGAAATCCTGCTTTGGTAGTTGAGCATCTCAACGACAATCGCGGTTTTGAATATTATCTCTGGAATGGAACGTCGTTTGAGGCCAAGAACGACCATTCCATGTATGCCGCCAATTTGCAATCCACCCGCGTTTTCACCCATAATGTTATCAATGATACAACCATGCATCTCATCTTCGGCAATGACAACTCGTTGCACCATATCTGGAAAAATTACAACAACGCCGGCGGCGCCTGGAACCATGAAATCATTGATAATTCCGCCACAACGACCGACAACGACTGGTATCCCATTTCTACGGTCAAAGGAAATGATCTCTATCTTTTCTACTGCAAGAAATCGACCACTGACGCCGCCTCTTCGATGATTTATTATAAGAAGTGGTCGCAGGTATCGCAGAGCTGGACGACGCCGGTGCTGGTATCGACGCTTCCGGAAAATACCGGCAATCGCGACCCCAACACCTGTTTCCATGTCCCTTCGAATGCCAATTATATTCCCGTATTCTGGTGGTGCGCCGGCACCCCTAAGAAGATATATTTTGCCAAAATATTGACCGGCTCATCGAGCGGCGATACGATTCCGCCGGGGAAAATACTGGATCTGGGCGCGGCTACGGGACCCGGTCTGGGGGCGGCAACGCTCAGCTGGACCGCGCCGGGAAACGATGCCTATAGCGGCACTGCGGATCACTACGCGATTCGATATTCGCTCTCACCTCTGACGGAGGCCAACTGGCTTGCGGCTGCGGCTGTAATCTCGCCCCCTTTTCCTCAGCAGGCCGGGAGGAACGAAAGCTTTGTAGTGAACGGCCTGACTCCGGGATCAACTTACTATTTTGGAATCAAGGCTTATGATGAGGCAGGGAACGCCTCGCCAATTTCCAATCTAGCGATTATCAATATCGTGCTGGATGTTGCCGACGAAGGGCCGCCGCTTCCAGGAACATCCCGGCTGCTTGGCAACCATCCCAATCCGTTTAATTCCACGACGGTGATTGATTTCCAAATTTCCTCCCGGACCCATGTCTTGGTTTCAATTTACGATCTTCTGGGGCAGAGAGTAAGTACGCTTGTTGATGCGGTCAAGTCGGTGGGAAACTATTCGGCATCCTGGGATGGAACCAACAGCCGGGGGGAGTCGGTGGCTTCAGGCGTATATTTCTGCCGCATGGATATCGATGAAAGCTCGGAATTGCGGAAAATGCTCCTGCTGAAATAGATTTGTTCGGGTTGACCCTTATCTAAACAGCATAAATGGTGGATTCGCCGGTTTCTATGGATGGATTTCAGGCAAGATGAATATACTTATACTTGACGAAGAATTCCCCTATCCGCTCAATACCGGCAAAAGGATTCGCAGTTATAATCTGATAAAAAGACTGGCCGTGCACCATAAAGTGCACTATCTGGCCTACGGCAAAGAAGATTCGGATAATTTTCGGGCCATGCACGATGCCGGTCTGCACCCGAGGGCGGTGCCTCCTCAAGTTCCGGCCAAATCAGGATTCCTTTTCTATATCCGACTTTTCCTGAATCTCTTTTCCAGATATCCCTATATCGTCAGTAGTCATTATTCAAGAGTGTTTCAGAAAGCGGTGCATGAGGCAGTGGCGGAAATAACACCGGATATAGTCATATCCGAATGGAGCCCGTATGCCATTTTTGTCAAAGATCTGCGGGGAACGCGCAAGATTATCGTGGCACATAATATCGAGCATTTGATCTGGAAACGGTACTATGAAAACGAAAAGTGGGGCCCGAGGAAGTGGTATATCGGAAAGCAAATGACCAAAGTAATGAATTTCGAGCTTGCCGCCTTCAACTGGGTTGATGGGGCCATCGCCGTATCTGAAATCGAAGCAGCATCAATAAAGGAATTGAATCCGAAAATACCGGTTCAGGTGGTCGAAAACGGTGTCGATCTTGAATATTTTCGCCCATCACCGGCAAAGACCGACCGGCATCAGTTAATATTTGTCGGCGCGATGAATTGGCGTCCCAATCAGGATGCGATCCAGCATTTCGTGCATGATATTCTCCCCTTAATCCGAAGGAAGACGTCTGATATTGAGGCTGTCTTTGTGGGGCAGGATCCGCCTCCGCAGATAAAGAAACTGGGGGAAATCCCCGCGGTGAAGATAGTCGGGCAGGTGGATGATGTCCGTCCTTATGTCATGAAGGCGGCGGTCTATATAGTGCCGCTCCGTATCGGCGGGGGAACGCGGCTCAAAATTGTCGAGGCGCTGGCGATGGGGAAAGCGGTGGTGTCGACTTCGGTTGGCGCCGAGGGATTGCTGGTGACGGATGGAAAAGAAATTTCGCTGGCCGACAGTCCGGAGCAATTCGCAACCGCTGTCGAACGCCTTTTAAATGACGGAGACCTGAGGGCGCGTCTCGGTCGAGCGGGAAGGGAACTGGTCGAGAAGCATTATGACTGGAATCGGCTGGCCGAAAAACTAAGCCTTTTTCTTTGCAGAGTCGCGGAGGGGAGATGAGAATTCTCCATTTGCGAGCATCCAATTTCTATGGCGGGCCGGAGCGGCAGATTCATATTCATGCCCGAATGGCGATAAGCCGCGGATACGACATTATAGCCGGTTCTTTCTCGGAGCAGGGTCAAAGGCCGGAATTCCTGCGGGTCATGGAACAGGACGGCGTTCCTGTCTATCTCTTCGAAGTCAGGAATGCCTATGATCTCAAAGCGATTGGCGCAGTGCGGAAATTTATCAGAGAAAAACATGTCGATATTCTCTGCACTCATGATTATCGAACCCATCTTATCGGTTTCCGGGCGGTCAAAGGTACCGAAACGAAGTGGATTGCCTTTTCGCGAGGTTGGACCAAAGATACTCTGAGGGTACGAGTATACAGCCTTCTGGATAAGATATTTATCCGCTTTGCGACGCATATTGCGGCGGTTTCGGAAGCCCAGAAAGGCAAACTCACCCGTCTGTTCATACACCCCGAGAAAATAACCTCGGTGCCCAATGCTATCGACCCGGAGAGCTTTCGGGGCGTAGAACGCATTGACCTGAAAGCGCGCTTTAAGCTTCCCACCGATTCGATAACAGCAGTCGCCGGCGGGCGGTTCAGCCGCGAAAAAGGGCAAATCTATCTGGTCAAAGCGGCGGCTGAGGCAATTAAGAAGAATGATCGGCTTCGTTTTATCATATTCGGTGACGGCCCCGATTTTCAAATGATAAGAGACAAGGTATCGCGCGCCGGACTTGAAGAAATAATCATGTGCCCCGGATTTGAGAAAAATCTGCTCGGCTGCCTGAAAGGAGCCGATATGCTGATCAACCCCTCTCTTTCTGAAGGACTTCCCAATATCGTTCTTGAGGCCATGGCATTGCGTATACCGGTGATAGCAACCGCGGTGGGCGGTGTCCCGGAACTGATCAAATCGGGAGAGAGCGGGTTGCTGGTCAAGGCGGGCGACATCTCCGGCTTGAGCCGGGCGGTACTTAGGCTTGCCGCCGATTTCGAGGCAAGAAAAAGACTGGCCGAGGCCGCTTATCAGGTGGTGACAGACTCCTTTTCCTTTGAAAAGCAAATGGATCTGTTGTCAGAGGTTTATCAAA
This portion of the Candidatus Zixiibacteriota bacterium genome encodes:
- a CDS encoding fibronectin type III domain-containing protein, with the protein product MLSRHLSPTGNSNRSYMLKPIISGHSFISSILVLILLAGINAAADQLTQPKLVTTSDADGSTLGIPRWKGYMSELDPNDFWLSYASAGTTDGSMNYTTDAGESWSSNAMQIDVNGWLDFHLSLFGRNGELYFTLPGCSFRKFNAPAQSNADRGPLVALAGTGASHRSNIMVQNTGRIWIFTRASANAAENVKYQYSDNQGSSWTTGVAYATGAPDVRIGSMPYVGGNPALVVEHLNDNRGFEYYLWNGTSFEAKNDHSMYAANLQSTRVFTHNVINDTTMHLIFGNDNSLHHIWKNYNNAGGAWNHEIIDNSATTTDNDWYPISTVKGNDLYLFYCKKSTTDAASSMIYYKKWSQVSQSWTTPVLVSTLPENTGNRDPNTCFHVPSNANYIPVFWWCAGTPKKIYFAKILTGSSSGDTIPPGKILDLGAATGPGLGAATLSWTAPGNDAYSGTADHYAIRYSLSPLTEANWLAAAAVISPPFPQQAGRNESFVVNGLTPGSTYYFGIKAYDEAGNASPISNLAIINIVLDVADEGPPLPGTSRLLGNHPNPFNSTTVIDFQISSRTHVLVSIYDLLGQRVSTLVDAVKSVGNYSASWDGTNSRGESVASGVYFCRMDIDESSELRKMLLLK
- a CDS encoding glycosyltransferase family 4 protein encodes the protein MNILILDEEFPYPLNTGKRIRSYNLIKRLAVHHKVHYLAYGKEDSDNFRAMHDAGLHPRAVPPQVPAKSGFLFYIRLFLNLFSRYPYIVSSHYSRVFQKAVHEAVAEITPDIVISEWSPYAIFVKDLRGTRKIIVAHNIEHLIWKRYYENEKWGPRKWYIGKQMTKVMNFELAAFNWVDGAIAVSEIEAASIKELNPKIPVQVVENGVDLEYFRPSPAKTDRHQLIFVGAMNWRPNQDAIQHFVHDILPLIRRKTSDIEAVFVGQDPPPQIKKLGEIPAVKIVGQVDDVRPYVMKAAVYIVPLRIGGGTRLKIVEALAMGKAVVSTSVGAEGLLVTDGKEISLADSPEQFATAVERLLNDGDLRARLGRAGRELVEKHYDWNRLAEKLSLFLCRVAEGR
- a CDS encoding glycosyltransferase family 4 protein — translated: MRILHLRASNFYGGPERQIHIHARMAISRGYDIIAGSFSEQGQRPEFLRVMEQDGVPVYLFEVRNAYDLKAIGAVRKFIREKHVDILCTHDYRTHLIGFRAVKGTETKWIAFSRGWTKDTLRVRVYSLLDKIFIRFATHIAAVSEAQKGKLTRLFIHPEKITSVPNAIDPESFRGVERIDLKARFKLPTDSITAVAGGRFSREKGQIYLVKAAAEAIKKNDRLRFIIFGDGPDFQMIRDKVSRAGLEEIIMCPGFEKNLLGCLKGADMLINPSLSEGLPNIVLEAMALRIPVIATAVGGVPELIKSGESGLLVKAGDISGLSRAVLRLAADFEARKRLAEAAYQVVTDSFSFEKQMDLLSEVYQKGCAK